The genomic region ACCAAATGATAGTGGATTATTAAGAGAAGAAATAGATTCTTGTATTAAAGAATTTTCTCCAGATGTAATAATTACTATTGGAGGAACAGGATTAAGCTCTAAGGATGTTACAATAGAAGCAATAACTCCAATTTTCGAAAAAAATATTCCGGGATTTGGAGAATTATTTAGACTTTATAGTTTTAAAAAAATAGGTACTGCATCTTTTTTATCAAGAGCTACAGCTGGGATATATAAAAGAGTAGCTATATTTTCTCTTCCAGGATCTCCACATGCAATTGAAATTGCTTTAAAGAAAATAATTTTGCCTGAAATTGGACATTTAATAGCTCATTTAAGAGAATAAATTTTAATATGCAAAAATCGTAACTTTTTTAAATAACTTTGATTTGAAATTGATTTGGGGGCCGTGGTCTAGCATGGTTATGATACCCGGCTAGGGACCGGGAGAAAAAATTAATATTTTCCCGAAACAATTGCCCAAAGTCGCGAGTTCAAATCTCGCCGGCCCCATATTTTGACACTATTTTTTTAATTAAAATAATAAGAGAGCGAAATTTTTCTTTTAATAAGATTTAGAAATTATACTTATATAATCCTTAAATGATTTTTCAAAAAGAAAACAATGACTATAAAATACTTATTTGAAGAAGCTGAAGAAATTCTTAAAAATGCAGGATTATCTAAGCCTATATTAGAAATTCCTAAAAAAATAGAATTTGGGGAAATATCATGTATTTCATGTTTTGAAGATGCAAAAAAATTAGGTTTAAACCCTATTGAATATGCTAAAGAAATTTCTTCAAAAATAATTCTTAAAAAAGATGGTTTATTAAAAAATTTTGATATTAAGCCTCCTGGATATATTAATTTCTATGTTGATTGGATTAAATATACTGAAAAAACCCTAAATGAGATTTTAAAACTTAAGAATAATTATGGTAAAACGAATATTGGTGAAAATAAAAGAATTTTCCTTGAACATACGAGTGTTAATCCTAATAAAGCTTTACATATAGGTCATGCAAGAAATGTTTGTTTAGGAGATACACTTTATAGAATTTTAAATTTCTCAGGATATAAAGTAATTGTTGCAAATTATGTGGATGATAGTGGGAATCAAATGGCTGACATTTTATTAGGTTTTTTGGAACTTAAATATCCTATGGAACCACCAAAAGGAATTAGGTTTGATGAATATTGTGGAGATAAAATATACGTTGAAGTAAACAATCTTATTTCAAAAAATCCAGAACTTGAAAAAAAGAAAAGGAACATTCTTAAAGAAATAGAAAATATGAATTCAGAAACATTTAAATTCAATAGAGAAATAGCTGAAAAAGTTTTAAAAAATCAATTAGAAACATGTTGGAGATTAGGAGCAAGATATGATATAATAAATAGAGAATTAGATATAATAGTTTTTGGTTTATGGGATAGAATATTTAATAAATTAAAGAATGCAGGCATAGTTTATTTTTCAAATGAAGGTACAAAAGCAGGTTGTTGGTTAATAGATTTATCAAAACATCCAATTTTAAGTAAGGAGGGAGATGAAGTTCTTTTAAGAAGTGATTTAACAACAACCTATATTGCTAAAGATATTGCTTATGCAGCTTGGAAACTTGGTTTATTGAGCGATGATTTTAAATATAGCTTATTTACAAAAAATCCAGATGGCTCACCTTTATTAATAACGGATTTTAATGGAGAAATAGAAGAAAAATTTGGTGGATGTGATAAAGCAATATCCGTAATAGATGTTAGACAATCTAGACCACAAGAAATAATAAAATATGTTTTATCACTTTTAGGAATAGATTCTGAAAAATATATACATTTTTCATATGAAGTAGTTTCTTTAAGTTCAAAAGATGCTGAAAAAATTGGAATAAAAGATATAAAAACAAAAATTATTCATATGGAAGGAAGAAAGGGAATATACATAAAAGTAGAAGAAATATTAAATATGCTAAAAGAGAAATTTATTTTAGAAACTAAGAAAAGACATCCTGAATGGAATGAGGAAAAAATAGATAAAACTGCAGAAGCTTTAGCAATTGCATCTTTAAGATATGAATTAATAAAAAGTGATACTGATAAAATAATTGTATTTGATAGTGAAAAAGCTATGAAAATAGAAGGGAATACTGGGCCATATCTATTATATACTTTTGCAAGAGCATGTAGGATAATTGAAAAAGCAAAGGAATTTAATAAAAAAGTAGAAGTTTTTAGAGAGCCAAATGAGTATGAAAAAAATATTATAAGACAAATTGCTTTATTTCCATTAATTGTAGAAGAAGTAGCTAAAACACTTTTCATAAAAAAATTAGTAAATTATACACATCAATTAGCATTATATTTCAATGATTTTTATGAAAAATGTCAAGTAATATCTTCTAATGAAAAAGAAACAAATTATAGATTAGCAATAGTAGCTGCTTTTAAGCAAACATTAAATAATTGTTTATATTTACTTGGATTGCCAATTATAGAAGAAATGTGAGGGCCCGTGGCCTAGAATGGATCGTATTAGTTTAAATAGGGCAGCGGCCTGCGGAGCCGCAAGTCGCGGGTTCAAGTCCCGCCGGGCCCGTAATACTTTTTAATAAATTAAAAATGATAAATTTAATTGATTTTTTATAGAGATATAACTAAGTTTTTATAAATAAAAAAATATTAAATTAAAATCCTTTTCTTGCTATAAGGTTCATAAGTTCGACTAATCTATTCGAAAATCCCCATTCATTGTCGTACCATGCTAAAACTTTAGCAAAATTCCCTTTTCCACCTATAACATTTGTGCTTAAAGCATCAAATATTGCTGAATGTGGATTGCCTATTATATCTGCAGAAACTATTGGTTCATCGCAATATTCAAGTATTCCTTTTAAATAAGTTTCAGAAGCTTCTTTAAATGCTTTATTTATTTCTTCTGCAGTTGTTTCTTT from Nitrososphaerota archaeon harbors:
- the argS gene encoding arginine--tRNA ligase; its protein translation is MTIKYLFEEAEEILKNAGLSKPILEIPKKIEFGEISCISCFEDAKKLGLNPIEYAKEISSKIILKKDGLLKNFDIKPPGYINFYVDWIKYTEKTLNEILKLKNNYGKTNIGENKRIFLEHTSVNPNKALHIGHARNVCLGDTLYRILNFSGYKVIVANYVDDSGNQMADILLGFLELKYPMEPPKGIRFDEYCGDKIYVEVNNLISKNPELEKKKRNILKEIENMNSETFKFNREIAEKVLKNQLETCWRLGARYDIINRELDIIVFGLWDRIFNKLKNAGIVYFSNEGTKAGCWLIDLSKHPILSKEGDEVLLRSDLTTTYIAKDIAYAAWKLGLLSDDFKYSLFTKNPDGSPLLITDFNGEIEEKFGGCDKAISVIDVRQSRPQEIIKYVLSLLGIDSEKYIHFSYEVVSLSSKDAEKIGIKDIKTKIIHMEGRKGIYIKVEEILNMLKEKFILETKKRHPEWNEEKIDKTAEALAIASLRYELIKSDTDKIIVFDSEKAMKIEGNTGPYLLYTFARACRIIEKAKEFNKKVEVFREPNEYEKNIIRQIALFPLIVEEVAKTLFIKKLVNYTHQLALYFNDFYEKCQVISSNEKETNYRLAIVAAFKQTLNNCLYLLGLPIIEEM
- a CDS encoding MogA/MoaB family molybdenum cofactor biosynthesis protein: MSKSVKKHREKAIKKINFVIFTISSTLYNKKIKGEKINDESGSKAIKLIEKAGYNVIKKIILPNDSGLLREEIDSCIKEFSPDVIITIGGTGLSSKDVTIEAITPIFEKNIPGFGELFRLYSFKKIGTASFLSRATAGIYKRVAIFSLPGSPHAIEIALKKIILPEIGHLIAHLRE